Proteins encoded within one genomic window of Thioploca ingrica:
- a CDS encoding auxin efflux carrier, producing the protein MLVVRIFTVIFPIVFIVTLGYFYARFRPIEMTSINRLNLAIFSPALLFTVLTDKSFNIVDYQQLTLAATLILLGSGLLVWPLIRWLGINYKTFMPAMMFVNTGNMGIPVALFAFGEPGLPIAILFLMITTILNFTLGIYMVNQSASWFSLIKLPLIQATFMGLMLSLMAVKVPTLLLKPIEMLGLCAIPVMLLSLGARLVDIDLTHWKIGLLGAVLRPLSGALMYLLIRPWFSLTPLQSSGLLILAVLPPAIINYIIAEQYQQEPHQVAAIVMLGNLMSFVSLPLALAFALPQLNG; encoded by the coding sequence ATGTTAGTGGTTCGAATTTTTACCGTTATTTTTCCGATTGTTTTTATTGTAACATTAGGCTATTTCTATGCGCGTTTCCGACCCATAGAGATGACTTCTATTAATCGACTTAACCTGGCAATTTTCAGTCCGGCTTTACTATTTACGGTATTAACAGATAAATCTTTTAATATAGTAGATTACCAACAGTTAACCTTAGCAGCAACGCTTATTTTATTGGGTTCCGGACTACTCGTCTGGCCACTCATTCGCTGGCTCGGTATTAATTATAAGACTTTCATGCCCGCGATGATGTTTGTCAATACTGGGAATATGGGCATTCCGGTGGCCTTATTTGCTTTTGGCGAGCCAGGGTTACCCATAGCCATCTTATTTCTCATGATAACCACCATTTTAAATTTTACTTTAGGAATTTATATGGTCAATCAATCCGCCTCTTGGTTTAGTTTAATTAAATTGCCGCTTATCCAAGCCACTTTTATGGGTCTCATGCTCAGTTTGATGGCGGTAAAAGTGCCAACATTATTGCTTAAACCCATCGAAATGTTAGGTTTGTGTGCTATCCCCGTGATGTTACTTTCACTCGGCGCACGGTTGGTCGATATCGATTTAACTCATTGGAAAATTGGGTTACTAGGTGCAGTTTTGCGTCCACTTTCTGGTGCATTGATGTATTTGCTTATTCGACCCTGGTTTAGCTTAACCCCGCTGCAGTCGAGTGGCTTACTGATCTTGGCGGTATTACCGCCGGCAATAATCAATTACATCATTGCGGAACAATATCAACAAGAACCTCACCAAGTTGCGGCGATTGTGATGTTAGGGAATTTAATGAGTTTTGTGAGTTTACCATTGGCTTTAGCGTTTGCTTTACCACAACTCAATGGGTAA
- a CDS encoding neutral zinc metallopeptidase, translated as MRWENGRRSENVEDRRGKGVSPTFAGGGLGAIVIVLIAMYFGIDPTIILQQMGVGNSNTESSRHEPVTFSPEENALVDFVSVVLGDTEDTWQALFKSADHTYQNPVLVLFSGAVQSACGFAQAAVGPFYCPADHKVYIDLSFYRDLKERYQAPGDFAQAYVIAHEIGHHVQNLLGISEKMHQQQQGLNQVEANKLSVRLELQADCLAGVWAHHANKMRQLLESGDIEEALNAASSIGDDRLQKQAQGHITPESFTHGTSAQRMRWFKAGFDSGRLANCNTFEATNL; from the coding sequence ATGCGCTGGGAAAATGGTCGCAGAAGTGAAAATGTTGAAGACCGTCGTGGCAAAGGTGTTTCACCTACTTTTGCCGGCGGGGGGTTGGGTGCCATTGTTATTGTTCTTATTGCCATGTATTTCGGTATTGATCCGACTATTATTCTCCAACAAATGGGTGTTGGTAACAGTAATACCGAATCGAGTCGTCATGAACCAGTGACTTTTTCTCCGGAAGAAAATGCCTTGGTTGATTTTGTTTCCGTTGTTTTAGGTGATACAGAAGATACTTGGCAAGCTTTATTTAAATCGGCAGATCATACTTACCAGAATCCGGTTTTGGTGTTGTTTTCTGGCGCAGTACAATCCGCTTGTGGTTTTGCTCAAGCAGCGGTTGGACCATTTTACTGTCCCGCTGATCATAAAGTCTATATCGATCTGAGCTTTTATCGAGATCTGAAGGAGCGGTATCAAGCGCCGGGAGATTTCGCTCAAGCTTATGTTATTGCTCATGAAATTGGACATCATGTGCAAAATTTGCTCGGTATTTCTGAAAAAATGCATCAACAACAACAAGGACTCAATCAGGTAGAGGCCAATAAATTATCAGTTCGCTTAGAGTTACAGGCTGATTGTTTAGCGGGTGTATGGGCACACCATGCTAACAAAATGCGGCAACTATTGGAAAGCGGTGATATAGAAGAAGCGTTGAATGCAGCCAGCAGCATTGGTGACGACCGCCTACAAAAACAAGCTCAGGGTCACATTACGCCAGAATCATTTACTCATGGTACCTCAGCGCAGCGAATGCGTTGGTTTAAAGCGGGTTTTGACAGTGGTCGCCTGGCTAATTGTAATACTTTTGAAGCCACTAATTTGTGA
- a CDS encoding adenylosuccinate lyase, with the protein MELSSLTAISPLDGRYGNKTAGLRPIFSEFGLMRYRVLVEIRWLQFLAGHPDIVEISPFSQESQTQLNHLVADFSVNEAQQIKAIEQRINHDVKAIEYFIRDQLMTNPELAKVTGFIHFACTSEDINNLAYALMLQAGMSQMVLPQMTQLITTLNQLAQQYADVAMLSRTHGQPASPTTVGKEIANVVYRLHRQYQQISQVPIMGKWNGAVGNYNAHLIAYPHLDWASLAEQFVTQLGLKWNPYTTQIEPHDYMAELFNALARFNTILIDFCRDTWAYISLGYFKQKTIAGEVGSSTMPHKVNPIDFENAEGNLGIANAWFNHLAAKLPISRWQRDLSDSTVLRNLGVGIAHSLIAYDACLKGISKLEINRQVIDADINSAWEILAEPIQTVMRRYGIADAYEKLKTLTRGQGIEPMRLQKFINELPLPADEKNRLLHLVPATYTGNAAIQSKGLSNYL; encoded by the coding sequence ATGGAATTATCTTCGCTGACTGCTATTTCTCCCCTTGATGGTCGTTATGGGAATAAAACCGCTGGATTACGACCTATTTTTAGCGAATTTGGCTTAATGCGTTATCGGGTTTTAGTTGAAATTCGTTGGTTGCAATTTTTAGCCGGTCATCCTGACATTGTGGAAATTTCCCCGTTTAGTCAGGAATCACAAACTCAATTAAATCATTTAGTTGCCGATTTTTCAGTGAACGAGGCTCAACAAATCAAAGCCATTGAACAGCGCATTAACCATGATGTCAAAGCGATAGAATATTTTATCCGCGATCAGCTGATGACCAATCCAGAATTAGCTAAAGTGACTGGGTTTATTCACTTTGCCTGTACTTCCGAAGATATTAATAATTTAGCTTATGCTTTGATGTTACAAGCAGGAATGAGCCAAATGGTTTTACCTCAAATGACCCAACTTATCACCACCCTCAACCAATTAGCCCAACAATATGCGGATGTAGCTATGTTATCACGTACTCATGGGCAACCGGCTTCACCCACGACGGTCGGTAAAGAGATAGCGAATGTTGTCTACCGGTTACATCGTCAATATCAGCAAATCAGTCAAGTACCGATTATGGGTAAATGGAATGGGGCGGTGGGTAATTATAATGCGCACTTAATCGCTTATCCTCACCTGGACTGGGCGAGTTTGGCAGAACAATTTGTCACTCAATTAGGCTTAAAATGGAATCCTTATACGACTCAAATTGAACCTCATGATTATATGGCAGAATTATTTAACGCGCTGGCTCGGTTTAATACCATTTTAATTGATTTTTGTCGTGACACCTGGGCTTATATCTCGTTAGGCTATTTCAAACAAAAGACGATTGCGGGTGAAGTGGGTTCCTCTACGATGCCGCACAAAGTGAATCCAATTGATTTTGAAAATGCGGAAGGCAATTTAGGAATAGCTAATGCTTGGTTCAATCATTTAGCCGCCAAGTTGCCTATTTCTCGTTGGCAACGCGATCTCAGTGATTCAACGGTATTACGTAATCTCGGTGTTGGCATAGCTCATAGCTTAATTGCTTATGATGCTTGTCTTAAAGGCATCAGTAAATTAGAAATCAACCGCCAAGTCATTGACGCCGATATCAACTCCGCTTGGGAAATATTGGCAGAACCAATCCAAACTGTTATGCGTCGCTACGGGATAGCGGATGCTTATGAAAAATTAAAAACCTTAACCCGCGGACAAGGTATTGAACCCATGCGGTTACAAAAATTTATCAATGAATTACCGTTACCGGCAGACGAGAAAAATCGGTTACTTCACTTGGTACCGGCAACTTATACTGGCAACGCAGCAATACAGTCAAAAGGATTATCAAATTATCTCTAA